The following are from one region of the Clostridium sp. CM027 genome:
- a CDS encoding ABC transporter ATP-binding protein produces the protein MSSVLEVRNLNKSYGDFCLNGLNFKLEKGYVMGFIGPNGSGKSTTIKAIMNLIKKDSGSISIFGMDSVKDEREIKEKIGFVYDENIFYGMLTINEMKNIIAGFYTKWDENKFKEYIKHFELNPNKVIDKLSKGMKTKFALALALSHGAELIVMDEPTSGLDPAFRSELMDILYNIIQNEEMSIFFSTHITEDLEKIADYITFINKGSMVFSESKEEVLQKYTIVKGASKLLDLNIRKEFIGIRETASGFEALTDNKDKARILFNDNCKIEKASLEDIMVYTIRGDIHV, from the coding sequence ATGAGCAGTGTATTAGAAGTTAGAAATCTAAACAAGTCTTATGGTGATTTCTGTTTAAATGGATTAAACTTTAAGCTTGAAAAAGGATATGTAATGGGATTTATAGGACCAAACGGATCAGGAAAAAGTACCACAATAAAAGCAATTATGAATTTAATAAAAAAAGATAGTGGAAGCATCAGTATTTTTGGTATGGACAGCGTTAAAGACGAAAGGGAAATCAAAGAAAAAATAGGATTTGTTTATGATGAAAATATATTTTATGGCATGCTTACCATAAATGAAATGAAAAATATTATAGCAGGTTTTTATACAAAGTGGGATGAAAACAAATTTAAGGAGTATATTAAACATTTTGAATTAAATCCCAATAAGGTGATAGATAAGCTTTCAAAGGGAATGAAAACAAAATTCGCCTTAGCATTAGCACTCTCCCATGGAGCTGAACTTATTGTTATGGATGAGCCTACTTCAGGACTTGATCCTGCTTTTCGAAGTGAACTTATGGATATTTTATATAATATTATTCAGAATGAAGAGATGTCAATTTTTTTCTCTACACACATTACGGAAGATCTTGAAAAAATTGCAGATTATATAACTTTTATTAATAAAGGAAGTATGGTGTTTTCTGAGTCTAAGGAAGAAGTGCTACAAAAATACACAATAGTGAAAGGTGCTTCTAAACTTTTAGACTTAAATATACGAAAGGAATTTATAGGTATAAGGGAAACTGCTTCCGGGTTTGAGGCATTAACTGATAATAAAGATAAAGCAAGGATTTTATTTAATGATAATTGTAAGATTGAAAAAGCATCACTAGAAGATATTATGGTTTATACAATTAGGGGTGATATTCATGTTTAA
- a CDS encoding NUDIX hydrolase — MDRHFTVSVFIVYKDKVLLHLHKKAKKILPLGGHIELNELPEEACIREAQEESGLKINLYNPINNQLKNSCELVGEKLLINPMHTIFGEINPEHYHIDFVYYATAKSFDTIPGDGESKILKWYNKEDLKNAYDIQHNILTMANDALELLSER, encoded by the coding sequence ATGGATAGGCATTTTACAGTTTCCGTATTTATAGTATATAAAGATAAAGTATTATTACATTTACATAAGAAGGCTAAAAAAATTCTTCCTTTAGGTGGGCATATCGAATTAAATGAATTGCCAGAAGAGGCATGTATTCGTGAAGCACAAGAAGAATCAGGTTTGAAAATAAATTTATACAATCCAATAAATAACCAGCTTAAGAATTCATGCGAATTAGTAGGAGAAAAATTGTTGATAAATCCTATGCACACAATTTTCGGTGAAATAAATCCAGAACATTATCATATAGACTTTGTTTATTATGCAACTGCAAAATCTTTTGATACAATACCAGGAGACGGGGAATCTAAAATTCTCAAATGGTATAATAAAGAAGATTTGAAAAACGCATATGACATTCAGCATAATATTTTAACAATGGCTAATGATGCGTTAGAATTGTTATCAGAAAGATAG
- a CDS encoding YbjQ family protein, whose translation MFILTNDCISGYQIKPLELVFASIVNSKGAGKDFMSSLKNMVGGELKSYTEMITEARTIALERLKEQAKLLGADAVISTRFTSSNIVDGTAEVTVYGTAVKLIKSAC comes from the coding sequence ATGTTTATTTTAACAAATGATTGTATAAGTGGATATCAAATCAAACCTTTAGAACTAGTATTTGCATCTATAGTTAATTCAAAGGGTGCTGGAAAAGATTTTATGAGTTCGTTAAAAAATATGGTAGGTGGAGAATTGAAATCTTATACTGAAATGATTACTGAAGCTAGGACAATTGCTTTAGAGAGATTAAAAGAGCAGGCAAAACTATTAGGCGCTGATGCTGTTATTTCAACAAGATTTACAAGTTCAAATATAGTTGATGGAACCGCTGAAGTTACTGTATATGGTACAGCCGTAAAATTAATTAAATCAGCGTGTTAA
- a CDS encoding DUF6144 family protein, which yields MFDIRKIQEQVIFGAVKNARDDKMATKIVYGEHELSSSEDNATWVKSTMNRLESNFDRSTVKQIRMNCQCGYGMDEKLALVQELVASSSNLEEFANQDKAKAAGLSYTNGELYLQFPFCPCPMLADVNKLNTDTWCQCTVGYSKVLFEKAFGCEVVVELLKSIKMGDDICLMKIIPRDSIWK from the coding sequence ATGTTTGATATTAGAAAAATCCAAGAGCAAGTAATTTTTGGTGCCGTAAAAAATGCGCGTGACGATAAAATGGCAACAAAAATTGTATATGGAGAACACGAACTATCTTCATCAGAAGATAATGCGACATGGGTGAAATCCACCATGAACAGACTAGAAAGCAACTTTGATAGGTCTACCGTTAAGCAGATTAGAATGAACTGTCAATGTGGATATGGGATGGATGAAAAATTAGCGTTAGTGCAAGAACTGGTTGCATCATCGTCTAATTTAGAAGAATTTGCAAACCAAGATAAAGCAAAGGCAGCTGGACTATCATACACAAATGGGGAACTCTATCTACAATTTCCGTTTTGCCCTTGTCCGATGCTTGCCGATGTGAATAAATTAAATACGGATACATGGTGTCAATGCACTGTAGGGTACAGTAAAGTTCTTTTCGAAAAAGCTTTTGGCTGTGAAGTCGTTGTAGAATTATTAAAAAGTATAAAAATGGGTGACGATATATGTCTTATGAAAATCATTCCTCGTGATTCTATTTGGAAATAG
- a CDS encoding ABC-2 transporter permease: protein MFNLIMKDIRIQRKDKTVFIFLFLNILNIFIFQNNYAPTILLCFLSIYLLVVYANAYDFKYNSELMINSLPVNRKIVVAAKYLSVFVFLICAILITLIMGSLLHFVAPTLVNKTLGINTIFIEFFIVCAYFSVFFPFYYKLGYLKSRWVNFIIMAVMGSLISIANEILTNNTIFGVNFGLLQRIVLIAIPIIFIVVSFFASIKIYLNKEF from the coding sequence ATGTTTAATCTTATAATGAAAGACATTAGAATTCAAAGAAAGGATAAAACCGTATTTATATTTTTATTTTTAAACATATTAAACATATTTATATTTCAAAACAATTATGCACCCACTATATTGTTATGTTTTTTAAGTATATATCTACTGGTAGTTTATGCTAATGCTTATGATTTTAAATATAACAGTGAACTAATGATAAATAGTTTGCCTGTTAATAGAAAAATTGTGGTGGCTGCAAAATATTTATCAGTATTTGTATTCCTTATCTGTGCTATATTAATAACACTTATCATGGGCAGTTTATTACATTTTGTTGCTCCAACTTTAGTAAATAAAACCCTAGGTATAAATACTATTTTTATTGAGTTTTTTATCGTATGTGCTTATTTCTCTGTTTTCTTCCCATTTTATTATAAACTCGGATACCTCAAATCAAGGTGGGTGAATTTTATAATTATGGCTGTAATGGGAAGTCTTATCTCTATCGCAAATGAGATATTAACGAATAATACAATCTTTGGGGTTAATTTTGGATTACTGCAAAGAATCGTACTGATAGCCATACCTATAATTTTTATAGTAGTCTCATTCTTTGCTTCAATTAAAATATATTTAAATAAGGAATTTTAA
- a CDS encoding stage II sporulation protein M, with protein sequence MLKKDNKNYYSSIIVFIIILLGIGYFYGYITITEIEKYYVFNKLTIKDIFIHNFTVSMIDIIFSIFGGILSIIAISMNLISIGYAIRESQVRLDQGFFNILFPTLLHGIGEIIVMILILNISIKILKKWFNKIFNIEYNTPHLYKEYIKIIIAAIPILVVSAIIEISVSQKIFEHMYLIGGK encoded by the coding sequence ATGTTAAAAAAAGATAATAAAAACTATTATAGTAGCATAATAGTTTTTATTATTATACTATTAGGAATTGGATATTTTTACGGATATATAACTATTACTGAAATTGAAAAATATTATGTATTTAATAAATTAACAATAAAAGATATATTTATTCACAATTTTACTGTTAGTATGATTGATATTATATTTTCCATATTTGGAGGAATTTTAAGCATAATAGCTATTTCTATGAATCTTATAAGTATTGGATACGCTATAAGAGAATCTCAAGTAAGATTAGATCAAGGTTTTTTTAATATACTATTTCCAACGCTATTACATGGAATAGGAGAAATTATAGTAATGATACTAATTCTTAATATTTCTATTAAAATATTAAAAAAATGGTTTAACAAGATATTTAATATTGAATATAATACACCGCACTTATATAAAGAATATATTAAAATAATTATTGCAGCTATTCCAATATTAGTTGTTTCTGCAATAATTGAAATATCCGTATCTCAAAAAATATTTGAGCATATGTATTTAATTGGAGGAAAATAA
- a CDS encoding type IV toxin-antitoxin system AbiEi family antitoxin domain-containing protein, giving the protein MNEIIKQEIKELFFKNKGYATTKEISGKGINRYYVSTLEKSGVISKIKTGLYKWVDYDFQYNFELVDVFKIVPKGILCLTSALAYHDLTTINPWQYEIAIERSSKVIIPKYPPIKLLYFSQKQLNIGITNIEVDGHLIKIYDIEKTICDCIRYRNKIGIDIVKEGINEYIKRKDRNFNKLMKYAEVCRVQKILKQYLEVLV; this is encoded by the coding sequence ATGAATGAAATAATAAAACAAGAAATTAAAGAATTATTTTTCAAGAATAAAGGCTATGCTACAACAAAAGAAATATCAGGAAAGGGGATAAATAGATACTATGTTAGCACCCTTGAAAAATCAGGCGTTATTTCAAAAATAAAAACGGGATTATACAAGTGGGTAGATTATGATTTTCAATACAATTTTGAATTAGTTGATGTATTTAAAATAGTCCCTAAAGGGATATTGTGCCTTACTTCTGCATTAGCTTATCATGATTTAACAACTATTAACCCCTGGCAGTATGAGATTGCTATAGAAAGAAGCAGTAAAGTTATAATACCTAAGTATCCACCAATTAAACTTCTATATTTTTCACAAAAGCAGCTAAATATAGGTATAACTAATATAGAAGTAGATGGACATTTAATTAAGATATATGATATAGAAAAGACAATATGTGATTGCATAAGATATAGAAATAAAATTGGAATTGATATTGTAAAAGAAGGAATTAATGAGTATATAAAAAGGAAAGATAGAAACTTTAACAAATTAATGAAATATGCGGAAGTTTGTAGAGTTCAAAAAATACTAAAACAGTATTTGGAGGTGCTTGTATGA
- a CDS encoding ABC transporter ATP-binding protein, whose product MEKAIEVLNVTKKFGKRYIFKNLNLSVEEGEFISIVGPSGCGKSTLLNMIGLLESIDAGQIKLKGKEIPKIKSNQSTMLRRNTINYLFQSFALINDMTIYHNLFLAMKFSNITTKEKDTRIEEILKKVHLEKVKDEKVNTLSGGEQQRVALARTILKPGDIILADEPTGSLDSAAAEIAFNLIKDLSKQYRKTVMMVTHSKHLANQTDRIINIVEC is encoded by the coding sequence ATGGAAAAAGCAATAGAAGTATTAAATGTTACAAAGAAATTTGGGAAAAGATATATATTTAAAAATCTAAATTTGTCCGTTGAAGAAGGAGAGTTTATTTCAATTGTTGGACCAAGTGGTTGTGGAAAATCAACTCTCCTAAATATGATAGGCCTTTTAGAGTCAATCGATGCAGGTCAGATTAAGCTAAAAGGAAAAGAAATTCCTAAAATAAAAAGTAACCAATCTACAATGCTAAGGCGCAATACAATTAATTACTTATTTCAATCATTTGCGTTAATCAATGATATGACAATCTATCATAACCTTTTTCTGGCAATGAAATTCTCTAATATCACTACAAAGGAAAAGGATACAAGAATAGAGGAAATATTAAAAAAGGTTCATTTAGAAAAAGTTAAAGATGAAAAAGTTAATACACTCTCAGGTGGTGAACAGCAAAGAGTAGCCCTTGCAAGAACAATACTCAAGCCAGGTGATATCATTCTTGCAGATGAGCCAACTGGATCTTTAGATTCTGCGGCTGCTGAAATAGCATTTAATCTAATTAAGGATTTAAGCAAACAGTATAGAAAAACTGTAATGATGGTTACGCATAGTAAACATTTAGCAAATCAAACGGATAGAATAATTAACATTGTGGAGTGTTAA
- a CDS encoding CatB-related O-acetyltransferase, protein MTIPNTNKEYPRNNDYQTIYLKNVITRDNIKVGDYTIYNDYYNDPRDFEKNNVLYQYPVNNDKLIIGKFCSIACKAKFLMTSGNHTMKSLSTYTFPIFYEEWGLDVGHITNAWDNKGDIVIGNDVWIGYDAIIMAGVKIGDGAIIGTRAVVTKDVPPYTIVGGVPSKVIKKRYDDDIISKLLKIKWWNWTYEKIQANIKYIQSGNIDKLK, encoded by the coding sequence ATGACTATTCCAAATACAAATAAAGAATATCCAAGAAATAACGATTACCAAACAATATATCTTAAAAATGTAATTACAAGAGATAATATAAAAGTTGGAGATTATACAATATATAATGATTATTATAATGATCCAAGGGATTTTGAAAAAAATAATGTATTATATCAGTATCCTGTAAACAATGATAAATTAATAATTGGGAAATTTTGTTCAATTGCATGTAAAGCGAAGTTTCTCATGACAAGTGGAAATCACACAATGAAATCACTATCTACTTATACATTTCCAATATTTTATGAGGAATGGGGCTTAGACGTCGGCCATATAACAAATGCTTGGGATAATAAGGGGGATATTGTAATTGGAAATGATGTGTGGATAGGTTATGACGCTATAATTATGGCAGGTGTGAAAATTGGAGATGGTGCAATTATTGGAACTAGGGCAGTAGTTACCAAGGATGTTCCGCCATATACTATTGTTGGAGGAGTACCCTCTAAAGTTATAAAGAAAAGGTATGATGATGACATAATTTCTAAATTGCTTAAAATTAAGTGGTGGAATTGGACATATGAAAAAATCCAAGCAAATATTAAATATATTCAATCAGGAAACATTGATAAGTTAAAGTGA
- a CDS encoding CD3324 family protein → MSYNKAMYILPNNLIEKVQEYVDGEFIYIPRKPSNKKEWGAKTSTRQELYKRNTHIYEDYLAGNNSQDLSKKYFLSLKSIQRIIREQKK, encoded by the coding sequence ATGAGCTATAACAAAGCAATGTATATACTCCCTAATAATTTGATCGAAAAGGTTCAGGAATATGTAGATGGTGAGTTTATCTATATTCCAAGAAAACCAAGCAATAAAAAAGAATGGGGAGCCAAAACCTCTACCCGACAAGAATTATATAAACGAAATACACATATTTATGAAGACTATTTAGCGGGTAATAATTCACAAGATTTATCTAAAAAATATTTTTTATCCTTGAAAAGTATACAAAGGATAATTAGGGAACAAAAAAAATAG
- a CDS encoding GntR family transcriptional regulator, translated as MTIIISNLSNDPIYLQIIDQIKGLIFSGEIKKGDTLPSMRNLAKDLQISVITTKRAYEELEKEGFIISLTGKGSFVSGQNKELLRRKKMKILEEKLNEVLKESKILDLSMEEIIDIMRNLEGDVK; from the coding sequence ATTACTATTATAATTTCAAATTTATCAAATGATCCTATATATCTGCAAATTATTGATCAGATTAAAGGACTGATATTTTCTGGGGAAATAAAAAAAGGTGATACACTTCCATCTATGAGAAATTTAGCAAAGGATCTTCAAATAAGTGTAATTACCACAAAGAGAGCTTATGAAGAATTAGAGAAAGAAGGGTTCATTATTTCGCTTACAGGTAAAGGGTCATTTGTATCAGGTCAAAATAAGGAGTTACTTCGCAGGAAAAAAATGAAAATTTTAGAAGAAAAATTAAACGAAGTTTTAAAGGAAAGTAAAATACTTGATTTATCTATGGAAGAAATAATAGATATAATGAGAAATCTTGAGGGGGATGTAAAATGA
- a CDS encoding class I SAM-dependent methyltransferase: MDKKSMTALISAFSRAFHSVQNTEKVFDDYLAKDILTENEYEQISSNMSKGINFFNPSFDGTPKEALHWIVDNQLSPTPLGRSAFAEKALENAVRVGAKQYVIFAAGYDTFAYRQPDWASNIQIFELDHPATGSDKQKRIQSVLSEKPTNLHYVSVDFTENNWESNLIACFEFDQSKISFCSLLGISYYLSKRTFAETLNTISCIVPKGSIIIFDYPDEDSYTPKAGERTKKQVALAGGANEKMLASYSYSELENLLSDSNFLIYEHLTPTEITDQYFKKYNKLNPDHPITAFDNVNYCLAVKN; the protein is encoded by the coding sequence ATGGATAAAAAAAGCATGACCGCATTGATAAGCGCATTTTCAAGGGCATTTCATTCAGTACAAAATACAGAAAAAGTATTTGACGATTACTTGGCAAAAGACATTTTAACTGAGAACGAATACGAACAAATTTCAAGTAATATGTCAAAGGGAATCAATTTTTTCAATCCATCATTTGACGGTACACCAAAAGAAGCATTACATTGGATTGTAGATAATCAGTTATCTCCAACGCCACTTGGTAGATCAGCATTTGCGGAAAAAGCACTTGAAAATGCTGTGAGAGTTGGCGCAAAGCAATATGTAATTTTCGCTGCCGGTTATGATACATTTGCATATCGTCAGCCTGATTGGGCATCAAACATTCAAATTTTTGAACTTGACCATCCGGCCACTGGTTCTGACAAACAAAAGCGTATTCAATCAGTATTATCAGAAAAACCTACCAATCTGCACTACGTATCAGTTGATTTTACAGAAAACAACTGGGAAAGCAATTTAATTGCCTGCTTTGAATTTGATCAAAGTAAAATCAGTTTTTGCAGTTTGCTTGGTATAAGCTACTATTTGTCTAAGCGGACTTTTGCTGAAACACTCAACACTATTTCATGTATTGTGCCAAAAGGTAGTATTATTATTTTTGATTATCCAGATGAGGATTCATATACCCCAAAAGCAGGAGAACGAACCAAAAAACAAGTAGCACTGGCTGGTGGGGCTAATGAGAAAATGCTTGCAAGCTATTCCTACTCAGAGTTGGAGAATTTATTATCTGATAGTAATTTTTTGATTTATGAGCATTTGACACCAACTGAGATAACAGATCAGTATTTCAAAAAATATAATAAATTAAATCCAGATCATCCTATAACAGCCTTTGATAATGTAAATTACTGTTTAGCGGTGAAAAACTAA